A stretch of DNA from Paracoccus methylovorus:
TTGCTTTGGTCGGCATATTTGGCCAAATGTGCCGATAACCAGAACACTACAGGCAAACAAACCGGATCCGAGCATGTTTTTGACCCGATTCCGTACGGGCCTTTCGTCGCGTCTCGCGCTGGCGGCCGCGATCGTTGCGCTTCCGCTTTCGCCCGGCTGGGCACAAGCCGCCCCTCCGGCTCAGGGTGCCGGCGTGCAGGCCGCAGCGCCAAAGCCCAAGGCGCTCATCTCGATCACGCCCACCGAAATCGAGACGGCCAGTTATGACGGCGGCGATCTGCCTGCAGGACAATCCGCACTGACCGCCAAGGTGCAGATCCTGCTGGACCGCGCAGGCATCTCGCCCGGCGTAGTGGACGGCTGGCGCGGCGGCATGAGCGAAAGCGCCATCATGGCCTTTCAACGCCGGTCCGGCCTGCCGATGAACGGTCGCATGGATCATGCGGTCTGGGATCTGTTGCAGGGCTATGCCCCCGCGCCCCTGACCATGGCCTATACCATCACCGAAGAGGACGCGGTCGGGCTGGTGGACAGCATCCCCAAGGACTACGCCGAAAAGGCCGCCATGACCTCGCAGGGCTATACCAGCGTGCTGGAAAAGCTGGCCGAGCGTTTCCACATGGACGAAAAATTTCTGGCCAAGCTGAACCCCGGCGCCGCCTTCCAGCCCGGCGAGACCATCCATGCCACCGTCCCTGCCAAGCCGATCCGCGCCACCGTCACCCGCATCATCGTGGACAAGGAAACCCGCCGCGTCGCGGCCTATGACGCCAAGGGGAATATGGTCGCGGACTATCCGGCGACCGTCGGTTCGTCCGACACCCCCTCGCCGCATGGCAATCACGTCGTGGATGCCGTGGCGCTGAACCCGACCTATACCTATAACCCGCACCGGAATTTCAAGCAGGGCGAGAACGACAGGGTGCTCATCATCCCGCCGGGGCCGAACGGGCCGGTCGGCAATGTCTGGATCGACCTGTCCGAACCGACCTATGGCCTCCACGGAACCGCGACGCCTTCGCAGTTGTTCCTGCACCAGTCGCATGGTTGCGTGCGGTTGACGAACTGGGACGCTTGGGAGCTGGCGCATATGGTCAAGCCAAAGGTGACGACGGTCGAATTCCTGCCACCCGGAGTGCGCATCGCCGATGTGACCGGCATCTCGCCCATGGCCGCGGCAACGCAAACGGCGGCGGTCGCGACCATCGCCAGCACACGCCCCCCGGCCCGTGGTGACAGGATGCCGCCGCAAGTGGCCACAGCCGAGGCGGCACCCGTCATGGCTGGGACCGCACCGGCCGCCGCAGCATCGGCACTGACCAATGCCGCAGCGACGGCAACCGCGACGACTGTGGTGACGACGCCCGAACCGTTGGTCGTTACCCCGGCCGTTTCCACCTCGTCCGAGCCGTTGGTGCCTGACACCCCGCTGCCTCTGGCAGAGGATGAAGAGCCGGAATACCCCTCTGACGTGGGACTTCCCGAAAGCTTGCCGGGACAGGAACCGGGCAGCGTGACGCTTTATCCCAACGCCGGGCAACCCTGAGATGCGCGCATTGGCGCTGGTCCTGATCGCGGGGCTGATGGTTCTGCCGGGGCAGACACCGGCCCAGGACGCGCCCGCGCCGCGTCCCGACCACCCCAACGACGAACGCCCGGCGCCGCGCCCGGAGGACAAGGCCGCAACCGAGATCACCCCGGCCAAGCCCGACGCCGCAAGCGAACCCGCATCGGAATCGGCAGAAAACCCAGACGATGCGCCTTTGCCCGAGGTTCCCGTCCCTTCCGGTCCCCCGGTTCACACGACCCTGCGAGAAAGCGATTTCGACTATTCCGCCTGCCTGCTGGAACTGACGTTGCTGGGGGCCGATTACAGCGAGACCCCGTCCATTCTGGATGCCGAACAGCGTGATTGCGGCATCGACCGCCCGATCCTGCTGCACCAACCCCTGCCCGGCATCGAGATCGCGGGCGACGCGCCGATGCGCTGCGACACCGCACGCCACCTTGCGCATTGGCTGCGCGATTTCATCCGCCCCGCCGCCGCGCTTTTGCCGGGGCAGCCCCGGCTGGTCGCGCTGGAGCCGGGCTCGACCTATCAATGTCGGGCAACCGTCGGAGACAAGAGCGAGACTCTGTCGGAACACGCTTTCGGCAATGCTTTCGATATCGCCGCCGTCCACTTCGATGACGGCACCCGGCTTTCGGTCGAGCCGCGCCAGGACAGCGGCGACCTGCAAGAGTCCTTTCAGCGTGCGGCGCGCGGCACCGCCTGCCTGCATTTCACCACGGTTCTTGGCCCCGGCACCAATGCGGCACATGAGGACCACTTGCATCTGGACATCAAGGCACGTCGCGGCGGCTTTCGGCTGTGCCAATAGGGTTCAACGCCGAACCCTGCCCAAATCCAGATATTCCGGATCGAACCGAGCCAGCCGCGCCAGCCTTTGCCAGTCAAGGATCTCGACCTCGCTGCCGGTCCAGCGGATCAGCCCATCCGCGCGCAGGTCGCGCACGGCGCGATTCACATGGATGGGGGTATAGCCAAGGATATCGGCCAGCTCTTTTTGCAGCAGCGGCAGGGTAAAGCGATGGTCCTGCGCAGCACCCACGCTGGAAAGCCGGGTGTAGAGTTCGCACAGAAGGTGGGCCAGATGCCCGCTGGAACGCAAAGTGGCAGCCGCCACCAGCCATTGCCGATGAATTGCCGCATCGATGACCGTGGACATCCATAAAAGCCGGGTCAGATGCGGGAAATCATACGTAACCTGCCGCAGATCATCGTGATCGACGAACTCCACCTCGGATACACCCACCGAGATCACGTCATGCTCCAGCCCGGCCAGCACGAAACCGTGCAGATCGACGAAATCCCCCGGCACATGCAGGGCAGTGATGACACGTTCACCCGGACGGTCGCACAGCTCATGCTGCCGCGCAGCCATACCGCGTAGCATCAGGCAACTGCGCGTGGCCAAACGCCCCCGGGGAACGATCACCTCGCCAGGGCGAAAGCAGACATGCGTGCTGGGCAGCGCGCGCAGGCCTGCAATATCGGTTTCGGTAAGCACATCTCTTCGTTGCAGGTAACGGACAAAATATTCGGTAATGGCCATGATGCTCCTCGGCTCGCCTGCAGAAGATGCGGGCGCGCCGTCTGCCGTGCAATCGCCCCGAAACGCCAGTTAACATTCATCAATCATGCCATAACCCCGTCGTATTCATAGGCTTCTTTGGCGCTTAGCCCGGTTTTGGGGGCGGAACCCCCAAAGCCTCGGCCAAATACGCGTAGCTTTGCCGCGCATCCGGGCTTTGCCGGGTAAAGAACCCGTCCAGGGCCGGATAAAGCCGCACCGCTTCGTCCACACGAGGGTCCGTGCCTTGCGCATACAGCCCGGCTCGGATCATCAGTTCGGATTCTGCATAGGTCCCCAGCAGCCCGCGCGCCCGCGCGATCAGCGCGTTCTCGGCCTCGCTCGCCGCCTGCGGCAATGAACGCGAAACCGAGCGCAATACGTCCACCGCCGGGAACCTTCCCCGCTCGGCAATGGCGCGGTCCAGAACGACATGGCCATCCAGCACGCCCCGCAAAATATCGGCCACCGGTTCTTCCATATCCGAACCGGCCACCAGCACGCTGAAGATCGCGGTGATATCGCCCGCCCCTTCGGGTCCGGGTCCTGATCGTTCGGCCAGCGACATGATCAGATGCGAGGTCGAGGGCGGAAAGCCACGATAACTGGGGTTTTCTCCCGCCGCCAGCGCGATTTCCCGATGCGCTTCGGCAAAGCGGGTGATCGAATCGGCCAGAAACAGAACCTGCCGCCCCTGATCGCGGAAATGCTCGGCCACCGTCATCGCTGCCCAGGCGCAGCGCCGGCGCATCAGCGGCGACTGGTCCGAAGTGGCCGCCACCACGACCGAGCGCGCCATACCCTCCTCGCCCAGCGTTTCCTCGACGAATTCGCGCAGTTCGCGCCCACGTTCGCCCACCAGCGCGATCACGACCACATCGGCCGAAACCCCCTTGGCCAGCATCGAAAGCAGCGTGGACTTGCCGACGCCCGAGCCCGCGAACAGCCCCAACCGCTGGCCGCGCACCAAAGGCAAAAGCGTGTCGAACACCGCAAGCCCGGTATCAAGCCGCCCGCCCAGCCGGTTGCGCAAGGCGGCGGGCGGCGGCGGCGGACGAAAGCCCCTCTCCTCGCCCCCGGCGACCAGAGGGCGACCGTCGAGCGGCCTGCCGAATGGATCGATGATGCGCCCGATCCAGGAATCGGCCGGTGCCAGCCAAGGCGCAAAAACCAACTCAACCCGAGTGCCGATCGACAGCCCCTCCATCGGCCCTTCGGGCAGGATCGCTGCCTGATCGGAATGCAGCGCGACGATCTCACCACTCAAATCCTTGCCGTAATCCATTGAAAAAACAACGCGATCACCCAAGGATGCATAGGCATTCAATCCACCCGCCTGGATCAGACCCGCCTGGATCGCACTGACTTGACCGAAATAGCGGGTCATGCGGACCCGACGCATCCGCGCAGCGATAGAGTGCATTTTATCCATTCCGACCTCGTCTTTTCCCGCGGCATCGCTCGCCTCGAAAGGGTTTCTAAACCTATTGAGGTTAAGACCGGGTTTATCGGAACCTGAGGGGACACCTTGATGTTTGACCAGATCGGTACATTGCGAATGGCCAGTTCGCTGACCGCCCACGCGGCCGAGCGGCAAAAATTGATTGCACGGAACGTCGCCAACGCCGACACGCCTGGCTTCCGCTCGCGTGATCTGGCGAGCTTTGCCGAAACCTATCAAAATCAAGTCGCCACGGGCATGCGTGCTACTCGCCCCGGTCACCTGACGGGCGCCGGATGGGGTAGCGACACCGCCCGCATCAAAGACGCGGGGGGCGAGCCAGCCCCCAACGGCAATACCGTTTCATTAGAAGAGGAAGTGTTTCGCAGCGCGGCAGCCAAGCGACAGTTCGATCTGTCGCTGGCAGTAACCAAGTCCTCGCTGTCGCTGGTCCGCGCCAGCATCGGGCGCGGCAGGTAAAGGGATCGAACATGACCGAGACACTTTCCGCAACCGATCTTGCCGTTTCCGGGATGAAGGCACAGGCCGTGCGCCTGCGCCACATTTCGGAAAACATCGCCAACGCAGATACGCCCGGCTATCGCCGCAAGCTCGTGGCCTTCCGTGAACAGGTGGATTTCGGACGCCCCAACGGTGCCGTGACTGCAGGACCGACCCGTCTGGATCGACGCGAACTGCCGCTCATCTTCGACCCGGCCCATCCGATGGCTGATGTCGAGGGATATTATTCGGGTTCCAACGTGGACCTGATCATCGAAATCGCCGACGCGAAAGAGGCCAGCCGCAGCTACGAAGCCAATTTGCGCGTCTTTGAACAATCTCGCCAGATGGGCAGTTCGCTGCTGGATCTGATCCGCCGCTAAAGAGGAAACACCATGATTTCTCCGACATCTGCCGCAGCCGCCTATGGGCGCGCACGCCCTGAGATCTCGCCTGCCGACACCCTGCCGCAGGGTGTAACCAACGCCGCTACGGATTTCGCCCGGGCGTTGGAGCAGGTCGATCTGACCGCGACCGGCGCCATGGCCGGAATGACTGATACGCATGATCTGGTCCACAGCATTGCGCAGGCCGAGATTGCGCTCGAAACCGTGGTCGCAGTTCGCGACAAGGTGGTCGAGGCCTATCAGGAAATCCTTCGTATGCCGGTCTAAGGACAAGACGATGGATGAGAACCTGATCTTCGACCTAACACGGCAGGCACTTTGGATCGCGGTGCGCATGGCAGCCCCCTTGCTGATCGTGGCATTGGTGACCGGTGTAGCGATCGGCCTGGTTCAGGCGCTGACTTCAGTGCAGGAAATGACGCTGACCTTCGTCCCAAAAATCGGCCTGATGCTGGTCGTATTCTGGGTCAGCATGAGCTTCATGACCGCGACACTGACCAGCTTCTTCACCGATCAGATCCTGCCACAAATTGCGGGGTCATAAGCCATGGATAATGCAATTTATGCCGCTTTGACCCGACAATCGGGCCTGATGCGAGAAATGCGCGTCGTCGCCAATAATATCGCCAACGCCAATACCACTGGCTTCCGGCGAGAGGGCGTGGTGTTCTCGGAGTATATGGTCCCGCTCGACGGACGCGGCGAAACGCTTGCCATGGCCAATGGCCGCGGCCGCAGGATCGATCTTGGGCCCGGCGGCATGACCCAGACCAACGGCCAGTATGACCTCGCGATTGACGGCGAGGGATTCTTGATGGTTCAGACGCCGCAGGGCAGTCGCCTGACCCGCGCCGGCGCCTTTATGACCAACGCCGAAGGCGAGTTGGTCAACCCCGACGGCTATCAACTGCTTGATGACGGGCAGGCGCCGATCATCATCCCGGCCGGGGTGGGCAATGTTGGGATTGGCACGGATGGTACGATTTCCGCCGACGACAACCCCGTCGGGCGTATCGGCGTTTTTACCAGCCCCGATCCCGCAAACTTGCAACACGAGGCCGGCACACTTTTTGATCCCGGCGGCGCTGTTGAACCCATTGAAGAGGCGGTACTGCGCCAAGGTTTCCTTGAGGATTCAAACGTCGACCCGGTGCTGGAGATTGCGCGTATGATCGAAGTTCAGCGCGCATATCAGCTGGGCCAAAGTTTTCTTGACCAAGAAGACCAGCGCATTCGCCAGACCATCACCTCACTGACCCGGTGAAAGGATAAATCATGAGAGCCCTTCAAATTGCAGCATCCGGAATGAGCGCGCAGCAGATGCGTGTCGATGTCATCTCTAACAACCTCGCCAACATGTCCACCACGGGCTACAACCCCCGGCGTGCGGAATTCGCCGACCTCCAATATCAGCAGGTCACCCGGCCCGGCACATTGACGGCCACTAATGGCACCATGGTTCCGGCGGGTGTGCAGCTTGGTTTAGGCGTGCGCCCCGCCAGCGTGACAGTCATGCTGGCACAGGGAACACCGATCCAGACCAACGGTGATCTGGATATCGCAATCGACGGGAACGGTTATCTCGAGGTCACGCTACCCTCGGGCATCTCGGCTTATACACGTGACGGCAGCCTGAAACGCTCGGCCGAAGGGCAGGTCGTCACATCTGAAGGTTATCCACTGGTTCCCGACATCACCATCCCAGAGGACGCCCGCAGCATTGCCATCAACGCAGATGGCGAAGTCTTTGCCTATTTCGATGATCGCGTCGAGCCGGAAAATCTGGGCCAGATCACTCTGGCCAATTTTGTAAACGAAAAGGGACTCGAGGCAATCGGTTCGAACATGTTCCTGGAAACTATCGCATCCGGCGCACCACAAGTCGCCAACCCCGGTCAAGAGGGGTTGGGCACGATCCGCGCCGGTTTTCTTGAAGAAAGCTCTGTCGATCCGGTGCGCGAAATCGCCGAACTGATCAAGGCGCAACGCGGCTATGAGCTGAATTCCAAAGTGATCACCGCCGCAGACCAGATGCTCGGCACAACCGTACAGGTGCGCTAATGCGGGGGCTGATCTTCCTGCTCCTGATGCTGCCGCAACCGATGCTCGCCGGATCGGTAGTCGCTAATCGGACGCTGCCGGCCGGAACGGTAATCTCGGCAGGGGACGTTTCTCTGGTCGATAATCAGCAGGAAGGTGGTGAAATCCTCGAGAAAATATTGGGCCAGCAGTTGCGGGTCATGGTTTATCAAGGGCGGCGCATCGACCCTTCGACCCTGACTCCCCCCACGCTGGTCGGGCGCAATCAGATCGTCACCATCGCATATGAAAGAGACGCTCTTCGGATCGAGGCTGAAGGCCGGGCGCTTTCGGCTGGAAGTGCGGGGCAAATCATCCGCGTCATGAATAACGCTTCGCGCGTGACCGTCTCGGGCCGCGTTGCCCCAGGCGGAACGATCGTCGTCCAACAGAACTGAAGGTTGTTTTGATGCTCAAGCACACACCACTCAGCCGCGCCATTCTGTCCGGCGCCATCACTTTGACCTTCTCGCTTGCCGCTTGTGGCCGGGTTTCCCAGATCGGACAGGTCCCCAACATGACCTCACCGGAAAGCAGTGTCGAATTTCAAGCCATGACCTCATCGGGTCACGGCCTGCAGGAGTTGCCCAACCGGCTCGACAGCACGGCCTCGCTCTGGACCGTATCGCAAAACTCGCTGGTTGCAGACCGGCGAGCCTCGAATCGAGGTGACATCCTGACCGTGGTTATCGAGATCGACGACCGTGCAGAAATCCAAAACAGCTCTGGGCGTAGTCGGAGTTCGACCGACAAGGTCAGCATCCCTTCCATGATGGGTTTGCCGCAGCGCATCGACGAGACACTGCCGGAAGGTGCCAGTATGGACGAATTGGTCGAAGCCAAGGCGTCTTCCAGTTTCAAGGGAAGCGGCAATATTTCGCGCCGCGACAAGCTGACGCTCCGTGTTGCAGCTACGGTTGTTGATCGCCTGCCCAATGGAGTGTTGCGTATTCAGGGCACGCAGGAGGTGCGAGTAAATTACGAAGTACGCGAACTGACTGTCAGCGGCTTCGTACGTCCTTCCGATATCGGGCGGCGTAACGAGATCGCCTATGACCGGATAGCGGGTGCGCGCATTTCCTATGGCGGGAGGGGGCAGATCAGCGATGTTCAGCAACCACGTTACGGCCAGCAGATCGCCGATATCATCCTGCCTTACTGAAGAAAGGGCGCTTCGTGAAAAAGATCACGCCTCTCTTGATTATCTTGCTGGCATTTCTTGCGGGGACCGTCGGCGGCGACATACTTGGCCACAATAAGACCCTTGAGCAAACCGATCAAGTCATCGACTCCATAGCACAGGAAGGCCAAGAGACCTCAGATATTCCCACCAACCCGGCAGATATCAATGGTGACCTAGGCAAGGGTTCGGACATCGAAGCAAATCTGGACTGGTTCACATTTCCAAATCAATTTTTCGTACCGGTTCTGCGCAATGGCACGCCTTTTGCAGTCATGATCTTATCACTGAGTATCGAGATGCCTGCATCTGCCCGCGCCGATATTGAGGCAAAAAAGCATAGACTACGGGACGCCTTGCTGAATGCTCTGTTGGTCGAGGCGAATACTGGGGCGTTTGACGGCAATTTCACAGCAGAACCCACCCTGCAACGCCTACGCACGACCCTGCTTGCTGCCGGCCAGAAGGCTGCAGGACCAGATATACGACGCATTCTGATCGAGGATATTAACAGACAGGTTCAATGAAAGCGCCCACGAGGTCATAGGCACCGCCCCCCTTCTAAGCGATAGATTGGCCGTGGACCCTGTCGGTCCCCGTCCGGCGGGATTGTTGCGCCCCATCGGGCATGGGCTTTGTTCGTGCAGCACCCATAAAACTCGGTGGGTAATGCTGCCGAATGGGGACGCGTCGAACCCGTCGCCTTGGCTCTCTGGTCCAGCTTGATTGCAAAGTTGGAACGGCCCCGAAACCCCGCCGCTGGCACCATGCGGCGCGCATCCCGCCTCGAAATGCTTCTGAACCCAGCCCCTCGAGATGGAGAAAACCGACTTTTTCATCTGACCCACAGCCGATCAGGATGGATAATACTCGCACCGCCTGCAATCCCTCACAATTTCGGCTTCATGCAAATGCTCTAACTTAGCTGTTACTGTCAGAGGGGGCTGGCCCGGTCCCGGCCCCACCGCGCTTGAGTGTAGTGTCTCCGGCTCCATTGGCGCGGACCAGAATTTCGGCATGACTCCGACCAAGGTGACCACGAAAGGCGTCAGCCACTGCCAAGCGAATCAGCTGGCGGCATATGCGTCGATCATTTGGGGGCAAGAGACGCCCCTTGCTCAGCCATTTCGGCAACATCAAGGTCATCAGCGGGAGGAAAAATAACCGCCCTGCAACTCGACGATAGACGAACCAAGCGTTGCGATGCAGATAATATACTTTCCAAAGCGGTCGCGGCATTGCCCCAACCGTCTGAGTTTCGCAATCATGTTCAAAACCCAGATCCTGGGCAAAAAGCAACCGTCCACCGGCCTGCGTCAACCCTAGGGAATAAAGTACGTCATCGCCATAGATGAACAACCGGCCGTCGGGATAGCCGGCGCGGGCCACCCCTGCCCGCGACACAAAGAAGCCCACAAAAGAGGTGCCGTCCAACCGCCGTGGGACTTGCGCATCATAATCACCGTCAGGGATGTGAAAGGCCGCACGCCCGCCCCCTGCCAATACTCGCAAGAAAACCGATAGTTTGCTGAACGGGTTGACCC
This window harbors:
- a CDS encoding L,D-transpeptidase family protein produces the protein MFLTRFRTGLSSRLALAAAIVALPLSPGWAQAAPPAQGAGVQAAAPKPKALISITPTEIETASYDGGDLPAGQSALTAKVQILLDRAGISPGVVDGWRGGMSESAIMAFQRRSGLPMNGRMDHAVWDLLQGYAPAPLTMAYTITEEDAVGLVDSIPKDYAEKAAMTSQGYTSVLEKLAERFHMDEKFLAKLNPGAAFQPGETIHATVPAKPIRATVTRIIVDKETRRVAAYDAKGNMVADYPATVGSSDTPSPHGNHVVDAVALNPTYTYNPHRNFKQGENDRVLIIPPGPNGPVGNVWIDLSEPTYGLHGTATPSQLFLHQSHGCVRLTNWDAWELAHMVKPKVTTVEFLPPGVRIADVTGISPMAAATQTAAVATIASTRPPARGDRMPPQVATAEAAPVMAGTAPAAAASALTNAAATATATTVVTTPEPLVVTPAVSTSSEPLVPDTPLPLAEDEEPEYPSDVGLPESLPGQEPGSVTLYPNAGQP
- a CDS encoding extensin-like domain-containing protein, giving the protein MRALALVLIAGLMVLPGQTPAQDAPAPRPDHPNDERPAPRPEDKAATEITPAKPDAASEPASESAENPDDAPLPEVPVPSGPPVHTTLRESDFDYSACLLELTLLGADYSETPSILDAEQRDCGIDRPILLHQPLPGIEIAGDAPMRCDTARHLAHWLRDFIRPAAALLPGQPRLVALEPGSTYQCRATVGDKSETLSEHAFGNAFDIAAVHFDDGTRLSVEPRQDSGDLQESFQRAARGTACLHFTTVLGPGTNAAHEDHLHLDIKARRGGFRLCQ
- a CDS encoding Crp/Fnr family transcriptional regulator, producing MAITEYFVRYLQRRDVLTETDIAGLRALPSTHVCFRPGEVIVPRGRLATRSCLMLRGMAARQHELCDRPGERVITALHVPGDFVDLHGFVLAGLEHDVISVGVSEVEFVDHDDLRQVTYDFPHLTRLLWMSTVIDAAIHRQWLVAAATLRSSGHLAHLLCELYTRLSSVGAAQDHRFTLPLLQKELADILGYTPIHVNRAVRDLRADGLIRWTGSEVEILDWQRLARLARFDPEYLDLGRVRR
- a CDS encoding FliI/YscN family ATPase — its product is MHSIAARMRRVRMTRYFGQVSAIQAGLIQAGGLNAYASLGDRVVFSMDYGKDLSGEIVALHSDQAAILPEGPMEGLSIGTRVELVFAPWLAPADSWIGRIIDPFGRPLDGRPLVAGGEERGFRPPPPPAALRNRLGGRLDTGLAVFDTLLPLVRGQRLGLFAGSGVGKSTLLSMLAKGVSADVVVIALVGERGRELREFVEETLGEEGMARSVVVAATSDQSPLMRRRCAWAAMTVAEHFRDQGRQVLFLADSITRFAEAHREIALAAGENPSYRGFPPSTSHLIMSLAERSGPGPEGAGDITAIFSVLVAGSDMEEPVADILRGVLDGHVVLDRAIAERGRFPAVDVLRSVSRSLPQAASEAENALIARARGLLGTYAESELMIRAGLYAQGTDPRVDEAVRLYPALDGFFTRQSPDARQSYAYLAEALGVPPPKPG
- a CDS encoding FlgB family protein, translated to MFDQIGTLRMASSLTAHAAERQKLIARNVANADTPGFRSRDLASFAETYQNQVATGMRATRPGHLTGAGWGSDTARIKDAGGEPAPNGNTVSLEEEVFRSAAAKRQFDLSLAVTKSSLSLVRASIGRGR
- the flgC gene encoding flagellar basal body rod protein FlgC, whose protein sequence is MTETLSATDLAVSGMKAQAVRLRHISENIANADTPGYRRKLVAFREQVDFGRPNGAVTAGPTRLDRRELPLIFDPAHPMADVEGYYSGSNVDLIIEIADAKEASRSYEANLRVFEQSRQMGSSLLDLIRR
- a CDS encoding flagellar hook-basal body complex protein FliE; its protein translation is MISPTSAAAAYGRARPEISPADTLPQGVTNAATDFARALEQVDLTATGAMAGMTDTHDLVHSIAQAEIALETVVAVRDKVVEAYQEILRMPV
- a CDS encoding flagellar biosynthetic protein FliQ, which encodes MDENLIFDLTRQALWIAVRMAAPLLIVALVTGVAIGLVQALTSVQEMTLTFVPKIGLMLVVFWVSMSFMTATLTSFFTDQILPQIAGS
- a CDS encoding flagellar hook-basal body complex protein — its product is MDNAIYAALTRQSGLMREMRVVANNIANANTTGFRREGVVFSEYMVPLDGRGETLAMANGRGRRIDLGPGGMTQTNGQYDLAIDGEGFLMVQTPQGSRLTRAGAFMTNAEGELVNPDGYQLLDDGQAPIIIPAGVGNVGIGTDGTISADDNPVGRIGVFTSPDPANLQHEAGTLFDPGGAVEPIEEAVLRQGFLEDSNVDPVLEIARMIEVQRAYQLGQSFLDQEDQRIRQTITSLTR
- the flgG gene encoding flagellar basal-body rod protein FlgG is translated as MRALQIAASGMSAQQMRVDVISNNLANMSTTGYNPRRAEFADLQYQQVTRPGTLTATNGTMVPAGVQLGLGVRPASVTVMLAQGTPIQTNGDLDIAIDGNGYLEVTLPSGISAYTRDGSLKRSAEGQVVTSEGYPLVPDITIPEDARSIAINADGEVFAYFDDRVEPENLGQITLANFVNEKGLEAIGSNMFLETIASGAPQVANPGQEGLGTIRAGFLEESSVDPVREIAELIKAQRGYELNSKVITAADQMLGTTVQVR
- the flgA gene encoding flagellar basal body P-ring formation chaperone FlgA, coding for MRGLIFLLLMLPQPMLAGSVVANRTLPAGTVISAGDVSLVDNQQEGGEILEKILGQQLRVMVYQGRRIDPSTLTPPTLVGRNQIVTIAYERDALRIEAEGRALSAGSAGQIIRVMNNASRVTVSGRVAPGGTIVVQQN
- the flgH gene encoding flagellar basal body L-ring protein FlgH, encoding MLKHTPLSRAILSGAITLTFSLAACGRVSQIGQVPNMTSPESSVEFQAMTSSGHGLQELPNRLDSTASLWTVSQNSLVADRRASNRGDILTVVIEIDDRAEIQNSSGRSRSSTDKVSIPSMMGLPQRIDETLPEGASMDELVEAKASSSFKGSGNISRRDKLTLRVAATVVDRLPNGVLRIQGTQEVRVNYEVRELTVSGFVRPSDIGRRNEIAYDRIAGARISYGGRGQISDVQQPRYGQQIADIILPY
- a CDS encoding glycosyltransferase; its protein translation is MSQSNSPVIAAVVVTFNRLSHLQKTLARLLSEPLDHVVVVENGSTDGTRDWLAGQSDPRLLVIEMPGNGGGALGFEVGMRETGLRLDPDWLVLMDDDARPAVGAIVRFRQGLVAGRWRGAEALAAAVRFPDGRICEMNRPWVNPFSKLSVFLRVLAGGGRAAFHIPDGDYDAQVPRRLDGTSFVGFFVSRAGVARAGYPDGRLFIYGDDVLYSLGLTQAGGRLLFAQDLGFEHDCETQTVGAMPRPLWKVYYLHRNAWFVYRRVAGRLFFLPLMTLMLPKWLSKGRLLPPNDRRICRQLIRLAVADAFRGHLGRSHAEILVRANGAGDTTLKRGGAGTGPAPSDSNS